Proteins from a single region of Syntrophobacterales bacterium:
- a CDS encoding cation transporter encodes MQKTIFTISKMDCPSEEGMIRMKLEGMDNILSLQFDIPERTLEVFHTGSYDGLLAALNSLHLDTKFVSSEQTDMADTEHHLEERRVLWQVLAINFLFFALEIFTGFIAGSMGLVADSLDMLADSVVYGLSLFAVGGTTSRKKKIAGAAGYFQFALALLGFTEVIRRFLGYGETPDFHIMIIISILALAGNAICLYLLQKSRSREAHMQASMIFTSTDVIVNLGVITAGVLVYLTASRLPDLIVGTLVFLLVTRGAYRILQLSK; translated from the coding sequence ATGCAGAAAACGATCTTCACCATATCTAAGATGGATTGTCCTTCGGAAGAAGGGATGATACGGATGAAGCTGGAAGGGATGGACAATATTCTTTCCCTGCAGTTTGACATACCTGAACGCACGCTTGAGGTATTTCATACGGGCAGTTATGACGGCCTCCTCGCGGCCCTCAACAGTCTCCATCTCGACACCAAGTTCGTTTCCTCGGAACAGACGGACATGGCGGACACGGAACACCATCTTGAGGAAAGGCGCGTTCTCTGGCAGGTCCTCGCCATTAACTTCCTCTTTTTTGCCCTCGAGATTTTTACCGGTTTCATCGCCGGATCAATGGGTCTCGTCGCCGACAGCCTGGATATGCTGGCGGACAGCGTTGTGTATGGACTTTCTTTGTTTGCCGTGGGGGGAACTACCTCGCGCAAGAAAAAGATCGCCGGAGCGGCTGGTTATTTCCAGTTTGCCCTAGCACTTTTAGGGTTTACGGAAGTTATCAGGCGTTTTCTCGGATACGGAGAAACCCCGGACTTCCACATCATGATCATTATTTCCATTCTCGCCCTCGCAGGCAACGCTATCTGTCTCTATCTCCTCCAGAAATCGAGGAGCCGGGAGGCTCACATGCAGGCAAGCATGATCTTCACGTCTACCGACGTTATCGTGAACCTCGGCGTCATCACGGCAGGCGTCCTTGTCTATCTTACCGCATCGAGACTACCCGACCTGATTGTAGGGACACTTGTTTTCTTGCTTGTGACAAGAGGTGCATACAGGATCCTGCAACTCTCGAAGTGA
- the lpxK gene encoding tetraacyldisaccharide 4'-kinase, translating into MRNIIIRIWNGESKHTKWLLYVPLFLLSKVYKVCLDARRRIYDLGWVPVVGVAIPVISVGNVTLGGTGKTPVVEKISVMLKEAGFRPAIATRGYKRKKKGTFLVDTKRDTAHDVGDEAYMLARNTQVPVLVGSNRAEAIDMGMKMFPIDLAVLDDGFQLKNIEKDIEVLVLNGSEGKFSRGLFPLGPYREPLERIRDADIILVNKGDLDEDMRAYTDEIPTYRMRYKPAYLYNMKFDGIVHYDFLKGKRVAAFAGLGDNRSFFNLLSDLGADVVYETCYPDHHGYTEVEVKRIASYGGIDLVVTTEKDAVKIMAMEVPDNFFYLAVTIQIEREQELFELIQNKLKREIWQRESFYSIRH; encoded by the coding sequence ATGAGGAATATCATAATCAGAATATGGAACGGGGAATCAAAGCATACGAAGTGGCTTTTGTACGTACCTCTTTTCCTTCTTTCAAAGGTATACAAGGTATGCCTTGATGCAAGAAGGAGGATATACGACCTCGGTTGGGTCCCCGTTGTAGGGGTGGCTATTCCCGTAATCAGCGTCGGGAACGTTACCCTTGGGGGAACAGGAAAAACTCCAGTAGTGGAGAAGATCTCTGTAATGCTCAAAGAGGCTGGTTTTCGTCCCGCAATCGCAACACGGGGTTATAAGCGAAAGAAGAAGGGTACTTTCCTCGTAGATACGAAAAGGGATACGGCCCACGATGTGGGAGACGAGGCGTACATGCTTGCACGGAACACACAGGTGCCTGTGCTCGTGGGAAGTAACCGGGCAGAAGCGATCGACATGGGAATGAAAATGTTCCCTATTGACCTTGCGGTTCTTGACGACGGCTTTCAGCTCAAAAACATTGAGAAGGACATTGAGGTGCTTGTTCTGAATGGGAGCGAAGGAAAGTTTTCCCGTGGGCTCTTTCCTCTTGGTCCGTACAGGGAGCCCCTCGAGAGGATACGGGATGCCGACATAATCTTGGTAAACAAGGGTGATCTTGACGAGGATATGAGGGCGTATACGGATGAGATACCGACGTACAGGATGAGGTATAAGCCGGCGTATTTATACAACATGAAATTTGACGGCATAGTTCATTACGATTTTCTTAAAGGGAAACGTGTTGCCGCGTTTGCAGGGCTAGGAGATAATCGTTCTTTTTTTAACTTGCTCAGCGACTTGGGGGCTGACGTGGTATATGAGACATGCTATCCCGATCATCACGGATACACGGAAGTGGAAGTGAAAAGGATTGCCTCGTACGGAGGAATCGACCTCGTGGTCACTACGGAAAAAGATGCGGTGAAGATAATGGCCATGGAAGTTCCGGACAACTTCTTCTATCTCGCGGTAACGATCCAGATCGAGAGGGAGCAGGAACTGTTTGAACTGATACAGAATAAATTAAAGAGGGAGATATGGCAGAGAGAGTCTTTTTATTCGATACGACATTGA
- the thrS gene encoding threonine--tRNA ligase, with translation MEKDLQILRHSTSHLMAQAVRELFPETKVAIGPSIEMGFYYDFDYEPGFTEEDLPRIEERMKEIVKRDLPIVRKVVKKAEARDIFKKMGEAFKLELLDAIEDEEVSIYEQEGFVDLCRGPHLSSTGKIRAFKLLSLAGAYWRGDEKNKMLTRIYGTAFHDEMALKEYLNFIEEVKTRDHRRLGKELELFSLSDEVGAGLVIYHPNGALLRYLLEDFERKEHLKRGYQFVVGPQILKVDLWKKSGHYENYRENMYFTKVDEVEYGIKPMNCVSHIMVYKSKIRSYRDLPLRYFELGTVCRHEKSGVLHGLLRVREFTQDDAHIFLRQDQLHSEIVAIIEFVQDVMRIFNFEFEMEISTRPEEKFIGTIEDWDKAEKVLKDVLDDQGLPYDINAGDGAFYGPKIDIKLKDAIGRKWQCATIQCDFALPERFDLHYVDSDGKRKRPVMLHRVILGALERFIGVLIEHYRGRFPVWLSPVQVIILNITDEQEEYVKGIYGRLIDEGIRAELDMRNEKLGMKIRESAVRKIPYTIVVGNKEKEANVVSVRIRDGGELKNIELKDFIARVKEENISRR, from the coding sequence ATGGAAAAAGACCTTCAAATATTGCGGCATAGCACTTCTCATCTCATGGCCCAGGCTGTGAGAGAACTGTTTCCTGAAACTAAGGTGGCGATCGGTCCGTCCATTGAGATGGGTTTTTATTATGATTTTGATTACGAACCGGGTTTTACCGAGGAAGACCTCCCCAGAATTGAAGAACGAATGAAGGAGATTGTGAAGAGAGATCTTCCTATAGTCCGGAAAGTCGTAAAGAAGGCAGAAGCGCGTGACATATTTAAAAAGATGGGCGAAGCCTTCAAGCTTGAGCTTCTTGATGCCATAGAAGATGAAGAAGTGAGTATTTATGAACAGGAGGGGTTTGTCGATCTTTGCAGAGGGCCTCACCTTTCCTCAACAGGGAAGATTAGGGCGTTCAAGCTTCTGAGCCTTGCCGGTGCATACTGGAGGGGTGATGAAAAGAACAAAATGCTCACAAGGATTTATGGGACTGCGTTTCATGACGAGATGGCCCTTAAGGAATACCTCAATTTCATAGAGGAAGTGAAGACGAGGGACCACAGGAGGCTTGGTAAGGAGCTGGAATTGTTCAGCTTATCAGATGAAGTGGGCGCAGGTCTCGTTATCTATCATCCAAACGGTGCCTTGCTGAGATACTTGCTTGAAGATTTCGAAAGGAAGGAGCATCTGAAACGAGGGTATCAGTTCGTCGTAGGACCCCAGATACTAAAAGTGGACCTGTGGAAGAAGTCGGGCCACTACGAGAACTATAGAGAGAACATGTATTTTACCAAGGTGGATGAGGTGGAATACGGCATCAAACCGATGAACTGTGTCTCCCACATCATGGTCTATAAATCGAAGATAAGGAGTTACCGCGACCTGCCGCTGAGATACTTTGAGCTTGGCACGGTATGCAGGCATGAAAAATCGGGTGTGCTCCACGGACTTCTCAGGGTGAGAGAGTTTACCCAAGACGATGCCCACATATTTTTAAGGCAGGACCAACTCCATTCCGAGATTGTGGCCATTATCGAATTTGTCCAGGACGTGATGAGGATCTTCAATTTTGAGTTCGAGATGGAGATATCGACGAGGCCGGAGGAAAAATTCATCGGAACAATTGAGGACTGGGATAAAGCCGAAAAAGTCCTCAAGGATGTCCTCGACGACCAGGGATTGCCTTATGACATTAATGCAGGCGACGGGGCATTTTATGGCCCGAAGATTGACATAAAACTGAAGGACGCCATAGGTAGGAAGTGGCAGTGTGCCACCATCCAGTGTGATTTTGCCCTTCCTGAGCGGTTTGATCTACATTACGTGGATAGTGACGGCAAACGCAAGAGGCCTGTGATGCTCCACAGGGTCATACTTGGAGCCCTAGAGAGGTTCATCGGGGTATTGATTGAGCATTACCGCGGCCGTTTTCCTGTTTGGCTTTCCCCTGTCCAAGTAATTATACTGAATATTACAGACGAGCAGGAGGAGTACGTAAAAGGTATCTATGGGCGTCTGATCGACGAAGGCATAAGGGCAGAGCTTGATATGCGCAACGAGAAGCTCGGTATGAAGATAAGGGAGAGCGCGGTACGGAAGATTCCGTATACCATAGTAGTCGGCAACAAGGAAAAAGAAGCCAACGTGGTTTCCGTCCGCATAAGAGACGGCGGCGAGCTTAAGAACATTGAACTAAAGGATTTCATAGCCAGAGTAAAAGAAGAAAATATATCCAGGAGGTGA
- a CDS encoding TMEM165/GDT1 family protein, which yields MTAYIASLLFVVLAEMGDKTQLLAMAFASRYRWQTVMWGVLVATLANHLCAALAGHYLTNVVPLHYVQIVAAASFILFGLWTLRGDKLNDEDKRFSFSPFWTVAVAFFFAEMGDKTQLATVALATKYTNVVQVWLGTTSGMLVADAIGIIVGIVLGKNIPERAVKWFAATIFIAFGIIGLYGATPKHYWTPAVITCCSALLLVLIYGVARLGKAKDSAEK from the coding sequence ATGACTGCCTACATTGCATCATTATTATTTGTGGTTCTCGCCGAGATGGGAGATAAGACCCAGCTTCTGGCTATGGCCTTCGCATCGAGATACCGTTGGCAGACCGTTATGTGGGGGGTACTTGTCGCCACTCTTGCGAATCACCTCTGCGCCGCTCTTGCGGGACATTACCTGACCAATGTCGTTCCACTCCACTATGTTCAGATCGTTGCTGCGGCGTCCTTCATACTCTTTGGCCTCTGGACTTTAAGGGGGGACAAACTCAATGATGAAGACAAGAGATTCAGCTTCAGCCCCTTTTGGACCGTTGCAGTGGCGTTTTTCTTCGCCGAGATGGGAGATAAGACCCAGCTTGCCACAGTGGCCCTCGCGACAAAATATACGAACGTGGTACAGGTATGGCTGGGAACTACCTCCGGTATGCTCGTTGCCGACGCTATCGGCATTATCGTGGGGATCGTTCTTGGAAAAAATATCCCGGAGAGGGCCGTAAAATGGTTTGCCGCCACGATCTTTATTGCCTTTGGGATAATAGGTCTTTACGGGGCGACGCCAAAACACTACTGGACCCCGGCTGTGATCACCTGCTGTTCCGCACTTCTTTTGGTCCTGATTTATGGAGTGGCGCGTTTGGGAAAAGCCAAGGACTCCGCAGAGAAATAG
- a CDS encoding aspartate-semialdehyde dehydrogenase, giving the protein MKEYNVAVVGATGAVGNEMVATLEQRKFPVKKLTLLASSRSIGKTLTFKGIEVGVEELKEDSFKDIQIGLFSAGGSISEKFAPIAAASGCVVIDNTSAWRMDPDVPLVVPEVNAHAIKDYTKKGIIANPNCSTIQMVVALKPLHDAAKIKRVVVSTYQAVSGTGKKAIYELERQVLAIYNNKPIEKKVYPHQIAFNCLPHIDVFLDNGYTKEEIKMVNETKKIMEDEGIAVTATTVRVPVFYSHSESVNVELEKDLTPDEARNLLKKAPGVKVIDDPAKKRYPLAIDAVGRDATFVGRIRRDESVPHGLNMWVVADNIRKGAALNAVQVAEILIKKYL; this is encoded by the coding sequence ATGAAAGAATATAATGTAGCTGTCGTGGGAGCCACAGGCGCTGTGGGAAACGAAATGGTGGCGACCCTTGAACAAAGGAAGTTCCCGGTGAAAAAGCTGACTCTTCTCGCGTCCTCCCGTAGCATAGGGAAGACGTTGACATTTAAAGGTATTGAGGTAGGCGTAGAGGAACTGAAGGAAGATTCTTTCAAGGATATTCAGATAGGCTTGTTTTCAGCTGGAGGCTCCATAAGTGAGAAATTTGCCCCTATCGCGGCTGCGAGCGGATGTGTAGTGATAGATAACACGAGTGCGTGGAGAATGGACCCCGACGTCCCTCTCGTCGTCCCGGAAGTGAACGCACATGCGATAAAGGACTATACCAAGAAGGGCATCATAGCGAATCCTAACTGCTCCACAATCCAAATGGTGGTTGCCTTGAAGCCTCTCCACGATGCCGCAAAGATCAAGAGGGTAGTGGTCTCCACGTACCAGGCGGTATCTGGGACTGGGAAAAAGGCGATCTACGAGCTTGAGCGGCAGGTGCTTGCCATTTATAATAACAAACCGATCGAGAAGAAGGTGTATCCACACCAGATAGCCTTCAACTGTCTTCCACATATAGATGTCTTTCTTGATAACGGATATACCAAGGAAGAGATAAAAATGGTGAACGAGACAAAGAAGATCATGGAAGATGAAGGCATTGCCGTAACGGCAACGACGGTAAGGGTGCCAGTATTCTACAGTCACTCCGAGTCGGTGAACGTGGAATTGGAAAAAGACCTTACCCCGGACGAGGCAAGGAATCTTCTCAAAAAAGCCCCAGGCGTGAAAGTCATTGATGATCCGGCGAAGAAACGCTACCCTCTGGCCATAGATGCGGTAGGTCGCGACGCGACATTCGTGGGGAGGATAAGAAGGGACGAATCGGTTCCTCACGGACTCAATATGTGGGTTGTGGCCGACAACATCAGGAAAGGCGCTGCCCTTAACGCTGTGCAAGTTGCGGAGATACTGATCAAGAAATATCTTTAG
- the infC gene encoding translation initiation factor IF-3 yields the protein MSSIAKDSKEANINEKIRAREVRLIDAGGTQLGIVATSDAFRMAREQELDLVEVSPNAAPPVCKIMDYGKFKYQVAKKTAEAKKKQTIIQLKEMKLGLKIEEHDLQFKIRHIRDFLEEGDKVKIIIMFKGREVLHVDMGEKMAQKIIESLRDIGDLEQKPKFDGRNIVMVFAPV from the coding sequence GTGAGCTCCATAGCAAAGGACAGTAAAGAAGCTAACATTAACGAGAAGATCAGAGCAAGAGAAGTGAGATTGATTGATGCAGGCGGAACTCAGTTAGGGATTGTTGCTACGTCGGACGCATTTAGGATGGCGAGGGAACAGGAACTGGACCTTGTGGAGGTGTCACCGAATGCGGCACCGCCGGTATGCAAAATAATGGATTATGGGAAGTTCAAGTACCAGGTTGCCAAGAAGACGGCGGAGGCCAAGAAAAAACAGACTATAATCCAGCTCAAGGAAATGAAACTGGGCCTTAAGATAGAGGAACATGATCTCCAGTTCAAAATAAGGCACATACGGGATTTTCTTGAAGAGGGCGACAAGGTCAAGATAATTATAATGTTTAAGGGCAGGGAGGTCCTTCATGTCGATATGGGGGAAAAGATGGCCCAAAAGATAATAGAGTCTTTGAGAGATATAGGCGACCTGGAACAGAAACCAAAATTTGACGGAAGAAACATCGTTATGGTTTTCG
- a CDS encoding CvpA family protein gives MFDIIVLATFGILTIIGWWKGLVKQLFGLAGMIGGFMLAMKYYQPTSKFLANIHSGPAKTISFVAIFLTCVIVAILMGRVMGKFVSDANLGFIDRTGGAVLGFLKGCIVVSVLVIILTTFLSPDNHLFKQSATIRHIRPMVATLKKVTRGDIKAKYNEKIGNEKSQDPMEK, from the coding sequence ATGTTTGACATTATCGTCCTTGCAACTTTTGGGATACTCACCATAATCGGATGGTGGAAAGGTCTGGTAAAGCAGCTTTTCGGCCTCGCCGGTATGATTGGGGGGTTCATGCTGGCCATGAAGTATTACCAGCCGACCTCGAAGTTCTTGGCAAATATCCATTCGGGCCCTGCCAAAACAATAAGTTTCGTCGCCATCTTCCTCACCTGCGTTATCGTTGCCATTCTCATGGGGCGAGTTATGGGAAAATTTGTTTCCGATGCGAACCTAGGGTTCATTGACAGAACGGGGGGGGCGGTCCTCGGTTTTCTGAAAGGATGCATTGTCGTTTCCGTTTTGGTAATCATACTCACTACCTTTCTCTCTCCGGACAACCACCTTTTTAAGCAATCAGCGACCATCAGGCATATCCGTCCCATGGTCGCTACATTAAAGAAAGTAACTCGCGGAGATATCAAGGCCAAATACAACGAAAAAATAGGAAACGAAAAGTCTCAAGACCCGATGGAAAAATGA
- a CDS encoding 3-isopropylmalate dehydratase small subunit: MKTVLKGGVWKFGDNIDTDIIIPAIYLASTDPTVLGEHCMEPIAPSFSREAKKGDIIVAGLNFGCGSSREHAPIAISALGISLVVAKSFARIFYRNAFNKGLALLEADLADFVEEGEEIEVDITSGIIKCKKTEIRAKPIPTFMVELINEGGLIKYLKKQLEEVA, translated from the coding sequence ATGAAAACTGTGCTGAAAGGGGGGGTCTGGAAGTTCGGAGACAACATAGATACGGATATTATTATTCCAGCGATTTACCTAGCCTCAACGGACCCGACGGTACTAGGAGAACATTGCATGGAGCCGATAGCCCCATCGTTCTCTAGAGAAGCAAAGAAAGGTGATATTATTGTGGCGGGCCTCAATTTCGGATGTGGTTCCTCCAGGGAACACGCCCCGATTGCCATTTCCGCTCTTGGCATATCTTTGGTCGTAGCGAAAAGTTTTGCAAGGATCTTTTACAGAAATGCATTTAACAAAGGACTGGCGCTCCTTGAGGCCGATCTTGCGGATTTCGTCGAAGAAGGTGAGGAGATTGAAGTTGATATTACATCGGGCATTATAAAGTGTAAGAAGACAGAAATCCGGGCAAAACCGATCCCAACTTTTATGGTGGAACTTATCAATGAAGGTGGACTCATAAAATATCTCAAAAAGCAACTGGAGGAAGTAGCATGA
- a CDS encoding 2-isopropylmalate synthase, with the protein MAERVFLFDTTLRDGEQSPGNTMNTPEKLRVARQLEILGVDIIEAGFPIASEGDFEAVKLIAESVKKCEIAGLARANNEDIDRAWEAIKNAVIPRIHTFISTSDIHLKHQFRKTRDEILKIAVDAVKRAKKYTSNVEFSAMDATRSDRDYLCRILAEVIDAGAVTVNVPDTVGYAVPAEFGELIRYIKTNVPNIDKAVISVHCHNDLGLAVANSIAAIQNGVRQIECTINGIGERAGNASLEEIAMILRTRKDVFFLDTGIVSEKIYPTSKLITSITGASVQANKAIVGANAFAHESGIHQDGLLKSKLTYEIMKPESVGITKSSLVLGKHSGRHAFRERIEEMGYAFSDSEINLAFKRFKTLSDMKKYVYDEDIEMIIMDEIYKVPEKIKMVYLNVTCGNNVIPTATVKLELEGAILQDVGFGDGPVDATYKVIKKLAKTNSKLLKFSVNSITQDMDAQGEVFVKIEEKGSTVIGKGTDTDIIVASAKAYVNALNKLEYVKKRKVEGV; encoded by the coding sequence ATGGCAGAGAGAGTCTTTTTATTCGATACGACATTGAGGGACGGGGAGCAGTCCCCGGGCAATACCATGAATACCCCTGAAAAGCTGAGGGTGGCCAGACAGTTGGAGATCCTTGGCGTCGATATCATTGAAGCCGGTTTCCCCATAGCGTCAGAAGGCGATTTCGAGGCAGTCAAACTGATTGCTGAAAGCGTAAAAAAGTGTGAGATTGCCGGTCTCGCGCGGGCTAATAACGAGGACATCGACCGGGCCTGGGAGGCAATCAAGAATGCCGTTATACCTAGGATTCATACCTTCATCTCTACCTCCGACATCCACCTGAAGCATCAGTTCCGGAAGACGAGGGATGAGATACTGAAGATCGCGGTTGATGCAGTGAAAAGGGCAAAGAAGTATACCTCCAATGTTGAGTTCTCAGCTATGGATGCGACGAGAAGCGACCGGGACTATCTGTGCCGGATTCTTGCCGAGGTTATAGACGCGGGCGCGGTGACAGTCAACGTCCCGGATACGGTGGGTTATGCGGTACCTGCCGAGTTTGGCGAGTTGATCCGCTATATCAAAACCAACGTCCCTAACATTGATAAGGCGGTAATTAGCGTACACTGTCATAATGACCTGGGACTTGCCGTTGCGAACTCCATCGCCGCGATTCAGAACGGAGTGCGCCAGATTGAGTGCACGATTAACGGTATAGGTGAAAGAGCGGGAAATGCTTCCCTTGAGGAGATAGCCATGATACTGCGTACGAGGAAAGATGTGTTTTTCCTTGACACGGGGATCGTAAGCGAGAAGATATACCCAACGAGCAAATTGATCACATCCATTACAGGGGCTTCTGTCCAGGCGAATAAGGCGATAGTCGGTGCTAACGCCTTTGCCCATGAATCGGGCATCCATCAGGACGGGCTGTTAAAGTCCAAACTTACATATGAGATCATGAAGCCGGAATCGGTGGGTATCACGAAAAGTTCTCTCGTCCTTGGAAAACACTCGGGGAGGCATGCATTCCGGGAGAGGATTGAGGAAATGGGCTACGCTTTCAGCGATTCCGAAATCAACCTGGCTTTCAAACGGTTTAAGACCCTATCGGATATGAAGAAGTATGTGTACGATGAAGACATTGAGATGATTATCATGGACGAGATTTATAAAGTGCCAGAGAAAATCAAGATGGTCTATCTCAATGTTACATGTGGAAACAATGTCATACCCACAGCCACGGTGAAACTTGAGCTTGAAGGGGCCATACTGCAGGACGTAGGGTTCGGGGACGGACCCGTGGATGCAACATATAAGGTTATCAAGAAGCTGGCAAAGACGAACAGCAAGCTCCTCAAGTTTTCCGTGAACTCAATCACACAGGATATGGATGCCCAAGGAGAAGTGTTTGTGAAGATAGAAGAGAAGGGTTCTACTGTTATAGGGAAAGGGACTGATACGGACATTATAGTTGCCAGTGCGAAGGCGTACGTCAATGCGTTGAATAAGCTGGAATACGTAAAAAAGAGAAAGGTTGAGGGTGTTTAA
- the leuC gene encoding 3-isopropylmalate dehydratase large subunit codes for MGMTITEKILATHADRDHVEPGEIVEVRIDLALGNDITAPLSLEEFHKSGAKKVFDAEKVVFVLDHFTPTKDILSAENCKIIREFSKTYGIKHLYEGGECGVEHALLPEKGLVVPGDVVIGADSHTCTYGALGAFSTGVGSTDLTYGMVTGRIWLKVPESIKFICHGQWRKWVTGKDLILHIIGMIGVDGALYSAMEFDGEAISAISMESRFTIANMAIEAGGKNGIFNVDEKTLAYVKERGKRPPKVYRSDQDARYRQVIEIDVSTIGPKVACPSLPSNVKDAADLKDIAIDQVVIGSCTNGRIEDLEIAASVLKGKKVAPNMRCIVIPATPEVYAEAMHRGYFDIFLNARCVISPPTCGPCLGGHMGILARGERAVATTNRNFIGRMGHPESEVYLSGPAVAAASAIKGAIAVPEDVS; via the coding sequence ATGGGGATGACAATCACGGAAAAAATACTTGCCACACACGCGGACAGAGACCATGTGGAACCGGGTGAGATTGTAGAGGTGAGGATAGACCTGGCCCTAGGAAATGATATCACCGCACCCTTGTCCCTTGAGGAGTTTCATAAATCAGGCGCGAAAAAGGTATTTGATGCAGAGAAGGTGGTCTTTGTTCTTGATCACTTCACACCGACCAAAGATATCCTGTCGGCGGAGAACTGCAAGATTATCCGGGAGTTCTCGAAAACTTACGGCATCAAGCACCTTTATGAGGGCGGGGAATGCGGTGTTGAGCACGCACTTCTTCCGGAAAAGGGTCTTGTGGTCCCAGGTGATGTGGTGATCGGTGCGGACAGCCACACGTGTACGTATGGAGCCCTCGGCGCTTTTTCCACCGGCGTGGGAAGCACGGATTTGACGTATGGAATGGTAACTGGACGAATCTGGCTCAAAGTGCCGGAAAGCATAAAATTTATCTGCCACGGGCAGTGGCGGAAATGGGTTACCGGGAAAGACCTTATACTCCATATTATCGGGATGATCGGTGTTGACGGTGCCCTTTATTCCGCAATGGAGTTTGATGGTGAAGCTATTTCTGCCATCTCGATGGAATCCCGCTTTACCATAGCGAACATGGCCATAGAGGCAGGCGGGAAAAATGGTATATTCAATGTGGACGAGAAGACCCTGGCCTACGTGAAAGAGCGCGGGAAAAGACCGCCGAAGGTGTACAGGAGCGATCAGGATGCACGTTACAGGCAGGTTATCGAAATTGATGTGAGCACAATTGGGCCGAAAGTAGCCTGTCCTTCCCTGCCTTCCAATGTGAAAGATGCGGCGGATCTGAAAGATATTGCTATCGACCAGGTAGTAATTGGCTCGTGTACGAACGGCAGGATTGAGGACCTCGAGATTGCTGCATCAGTATTGAAAGGGAAAAAAGTCGCTCCCAATATGAGATGCATCGTTATTCCCGCCACACCCGAGGTGTATGCGGAGGCAATGCATAGGGGCTACTTCGATATTTTTCTGAACGCGAGGTGCGTTATTTCCCCGCCTACGTGCGGACCCTGCCTCGGCGGCCACATGGGTATCCTTGCAAGGGGAGAAAGAGCGGTGGCGACAACAAACAGGAATTTTATCGGGAGAATGGGACATCCCGAAAGTGAAGTCTATCTGTCGGGGCCGGCTGTGGCTGCCGCGAGTGCGATCAAAGGTGCCATTGCAGTTCCGGAAGACGTGTCTTAA